From the Papaver somniferum cultivar HN1 chromosome 2, ASM357369v1, whole genome shotgun sequence genome, the window CAAAAACTGACTCGACTAACTATTATTATCAAATGAAACCTCACTCTTTCTCATTCTCCTCAGACCTCTCTCTCTCGTTCTCTTCTCTGATTATTAGGGTTCCGCTACTCTGATTTCAGAGAACTTATGAAGTCTCAAATCAGTAATCTCTTTGAGATTAAGGTCGAACGATTTACTGGTTTCAGAGATCTCAAGTCCCAAATCAACCCCTAATCTCAAATCCGAGAACTGACCTAGCATCGCCGTTCTCCACCATGATTCGATCTATTAATGGAAGTAAACTCAATCCACCATGATTCGATCTCAGCTGTTGGATTATATTTTTGGATCTATAACCATCTTCTTCGATCTATACATATTTTCTTTCTCCCATCTCACTGTGAACCATTTTCTTCTTTAGTCTTTTACCGTAAATTCTCattgcttttgtttttttttctatgtGCAGGTGGAGATTAATAGGTTAAGTGAAGATCTAATTCGATTGAAGATCAGGTGTGGATAAGTATTTGGTTTTGTTTGAGATTCGGTCTAAAAATGTAGGTGTAAATTCAGTTGCATAAAGGGGTTTgttgatatgattgttgttgttaaAATTTTGCTTGAAGAAATGAAATGGAACTTTGGTATGATTCAGATTTGATAATATTGGGTTTTGAATAGTTGTGGTTAGTGGGAATCTGAGTTCTAGATTCAGAGAACATGGAGGTTTAAATGAAATGTGTTGACCTCGGAAGATattaatattaattgtaattttgATGTTGGTTAACTGTTTCTACTGTTCCAGGTTGCCATCACTAAACCTTGAAATTGTAAGAGCTCTAGCCAGAGGTGGGGAGTTTTTCCATCTAGTCTTTGTAATTTTATATAGCGATCTGCCTTTATTTTGTTTCCGAATCTTACATTTTTAAAACATAGACAGTAATAAGTGTTATGCTCCACTTGCTCATGTCTTACAagagcttttttcttttttttcgttGCATTCTTACAGAAGGAATCCCATCTGTTGAAATGTCTCCATTTGCTTATGTATTATCCAATGTGTCTCTGCCATCTTTTCGTGTTTTACATGAACTTTTGTTTCTGATCACAGATATCGGCTGTTGATATGTGGTTCAATGGCTACATCGACTTGGATGCATACGATACACTGGAAATGAAGCTTAAAGGAGAAGGGAGATGATATATATTTGTCGtaagttttctttttttgtttcataTATAAAGATGAGATTTTACCTCTGTACTCTATTTTATTCTATGTATATACATATTACAAGTATGAATCAGTCTGTTCTCGGTCAGTGGTGGAAAAACAATTAGTTATACTTGGTAACTTGACATTATTTCTCTTTTGTTAAGTGCATAATCTTCGCTTTTCTATATAATCATCACTTTCTTTTGACTTTCTGTAATTGCCAAACCATATTATGTAGGGAAAGGATCTTGCGTCAGTGTCCACTATGCTCCCCACTAACAATAACGAAGATTTGGTATGTGAAGTGCCGTACCTTCACTTTTCTGTGTAATTTCTCTTGTGCCAAGTGCTTAATCTTAACTTTATATTCTCGCCAAACCATGTTATATTGGGGGTTGAGACTGCATCAACAACTACTCTAGTCCCAGTAAACAACAGTGGGAATTTGGTATGTCAAGTGCACAatattctcctttttttttctttctttttttcctttttaacttCCTATTGTTATCAAAACATGTTGTATAGGAAGAAAGGCTTGCACCGACTTCCAATAGGGTCTCCACAAATAACAAAGTGAATTTGGTATGTCAAATTCATAATCTTCACTTCCCTCCatccctccctccctccctctCTCGCTCCTCCCTTACGTATCTTTTCTTGCCGAACCATGTTGTACAGAGGAAAGGGCCTGCAGTGACTTCCACTAGGATCCCCATAAGCAACAAGGAAAATTTGGTATTTGAAGTATTAGTCTtaacttttttgtaaaatcaccTGTTTCTTAATTTCTGTTCTTAACTCCCTGTTTGCCGAACATGTTGTATAGGGGAAAGGGCCTCCATCGACTTCTATCAGGGTCCAGATAAAGAACAATGAAAGTTTGGTATGTCTTTGTGCTATTTTCTGCCTGTGTCATTGAGAAAATAATTGATGCTTGGTATTTGAGTAGACATCCCTTTTCTTTCTCAATATACATCAATGTTCATGTTGTGTAGGGAAACTCTCCTGCATCATCTTCTGACAGAGCCAATTTAAACAACTACGAACCTTCGGTATGTTTTATGCATTATGTAAAATCCTATGTCTAATCAAAATAGTGCTTTTACCTTTCTCCTCTATCCGTTCTCTATTTATAGACATCAGGCAGATCTCGGTCTAGGGTTTTATAATGCTCTTTTGGATGGTTTTCctttctataatttgagttttTTGGTTCCCGCAAGTGGTGTGATTCACTACTTGCCTTGCATTATATGCTATGAGAGCTAAATGTACATTATGTTGTTCCAAGCAATGATTCTTTTAAGAACTAGACTTCAGGAACTAGATTGATTTCTTGGTCCTTGAATCTTGTTCTTATGTTTGTTTGATGAGGTTAATTTGATTGCCTGAAGGGCATTTTACATCTGCAAAAATGCCTTAGGAAATGCATCGTAACTATTTTGTGTATTGATTGTTTTTTAAGTTGTGTTCTATTACCATATTGGTTTCTTTAAGTTGTGTCTTTTTGGTTAACTCAGTACCCCCTGAGTAAAGTATTAACATTCAAAACATGGAGTATCTCTTATGAAGTTAACTCAAACCATATGAAGTTAGGAATGGATTCGGGTTGCAGGATGTTCTATTTCAAGACTACGTTACTAATGGGATGATTTAATTTTTGCAGTGATTGTTGGGGAAATTGCTAACTTTGTGACTTATATATGCATTTGGCCCAACTATTGTGGTAACCCCTCTTGGTGCACTTAGCATTATTATCAGGCACGAAACAAGTTCATTTCCCGAGTTGTGTCATATTCCCTTGCACTGCTGCACTTGCAAAACATAGAGTCTCTTATTTTTTGTTcagcaatttttttctttttgaatttgttgtaaacttcattGCTTAGGTAGTTTGGGTTCTAAAGCAGGGTTGATTTGATTTTGTTGGAttaatttgattttcaaatgAGTAGGGGTAACCGGATTTTGTTACAGGAAATTAGAATTTCGACCTAGTTTTGACTGGTCAAAACCagtcaaaaccactatttttttGAGGATACAAAAATTTCGCAACTGCTTGAAGCTGTTGCGTCCATCTAATTTCGTAACTGCTTGAAACAGTGCGACTTTTCAACGTTGCAATAATTTCTAACTGTTGCGACCAAAATTTTGCAACGGCAGAGTAGCCGTTGCTAAAAATTGCAACTTCGACTTTCGTAACAGTACAGAACTGTTGCGACCCCACTTTGCAATTGCCACTTCCCGTTGCTAAtcactaaatttggtgtagtgttgaCCAGTCTCTATCAACGGTCCTTGAAATGACCTATAATTGATATCGAGACATTTTCTTTTAACAAAAGGAATGTGTCCATAtttcaactttgataaattaatgtTTCGCCGACCCTGATTGACGAAATTGGAGATTTGCTGGTATTACATTGGAACCGTATATATTACATTTTGAatgttttcttccttgttttcaCCATTAATTTTTGTGGTAAATAGTTCAGCTTAATTTTCTGGAGAAGATATATGCACCGTATAAAATGTTGTGGTGAGCAATAAGGAGAGCGGCATATTTTGCGCCCTTATGTGTTCCCGCTAGCTTTACGGTGTGCATTATATGCGCCAATTATATGTATCGACGAGCTTTAAGGAGCGAGTGCTTAATTTG encodes:
- the LOC113353035 gene encoding uncharacterized protein LOC113353035 isoform X4, with protein sequence MLPTNNNEDLEERLAPTSNRVSTNNKVNLRKGPAVTSTRIPISNKENLVFEGKGPPSTSIRVQIKNNESLGNSPASSSDRANLNNYEPSVCFMHYVKSYV
- the LOC113353035 gene encoding uncharacterized protein LOC113353035 isoform X2, producing the protein MLPTNNNEDLTASTTTLVPVNNSGNLEERLAPTSNRVSTNNKVNLRKGPAVTSTRIPISNKENLVFEGKGPPSTSIRVQIKNNESLGNSPASSSDRANLNNYEPS
- the LOC113353035 gene encoding uncharacterized protein LOC113353035 isoform X3, whose product is MLPTNNNEDLTASTTTLVPVNNSGNLEERLAPTSNRVSTNNKVNLRKGPAVTSTRIPISNKENLGKGPPSTSIRVQIKNNESLGNSPASSSDRANLNNYEPS
- the LOC113353035 gene encoding uncharacterized protein LOC113353035 isoform X5, translating into MLPTNNNEDLEERLAPTSNRVSTNNKVNLRKGPAVTSTRIPISNKENLGKGPPSTSIRVQIKNNESLGNSPASSSDRANLNNYEPSVCFMHYVKSYV
- the LOC113353035 gene encoding uncharacterized protein LOC113353035 isoform X1, with the protein product MLPTNNNEDLTASTTTLVPVNNSGNLEERLAPTSNRVSTNNKVNLRKGPAVTSTRIPISNKENLGKGPPSTSIRVQIKNNESLGNSPASSSDRANLNNYEPSVCFMHYVKSYV